A genomic stretch from Seriola aureovittata isolate HTS-2021-v1 ecotype China chromosome 13, ASM2101889v1, whole genome shotgun sequence includes:
- the bmf1 gene encoding BCL2 modifying factor 1, producing MDDEEDDVFEPDPHCWRTTFREIKCEDRGTQTPGPALALNNGMLPCGVTKEPRPLFYGNAGFRLHFPAHFELVGDQEARRQGSGEERNGMEQLPRQQPVARSVEACIGQKLQLIGDQFHREHLQLYHQNQRNHGPLWWRLAAALLSLLFDRGLIAGGGGAGRR from the exons ATGGacgatgaggaggatgatgtgTTTGAGCCAGACCCCCACTGCTGGCGCACCACATTCAGGGAGATAAAGTGTGAAGACCGGGGCACACAAACACCTGGCCCAGCCCTGGCACTGAACAACGGCATGCTGCCCTGTGGAGTCACAAAGGAGCCCAGACCACTCTTCTACG GCAACGCAGGTTTTCGATTGCACTTCCCGGCACATTTTGAGCTTGTTGGGGATCAGGAAGCGAGGCGACAAGGAAGCGGAGAGGAGCGAAACGGGATGGAGCAGCTACCCCGGCAGCAGCCTGTGGCGCGCAGTGTGGAGGCCTGCATTGGTCAGAAACTCCAGCTGATAGGAGACCAGTTTCACCGGGAACACCTACAACTG TATCATCAAAACCAAAGGAACCACGGGCCGCTGTGGTGGCGCCTGGCCGCAGCTCTGCTCAGCCTTCTGTTTGACAGGGGGTTAAttgctggaggaggtggagcaggacGGAGGTGA